Proteins encoded together in one Telopea speciosissima isolate NSW1024214 ecotype Mountain lineage chromosome 6, Tspe_v1, whole genome shotgun sequence window:
- the LOC122665780 gene encoding F-box protein At1g47056-like, which produces MAAFAVNCETLKKLTCYSCNFGTEGINAVLDHSSSLKELSVKRLVGGAAIPVRPGVVASSLKTIYIKELHNGQCFGPLIIGSKNLRTLKIFCCSGPGDWDKLLESIVKRVTGLTEIHLKTLLISDVGLAAISNCSNLEILHLANTRLCTTAGLVSIAGHCKLLRELHIHGWKKANRIGNEDRTAIAKWCPNLKELVLMNVNPTCFSLDLLAANCKNLERSAFWTIMLLSLEGRGARGINESSGRQL; this is translated from the exons ATGGCCGCTTTTGCCGTCAACTGCGAGACTTTGAAGAAACTCACTTGTTATTCCTGCAACTTTGGTACAGAGGGCATAAACGCTGTTCTCGATCACTCTTCCTCTCTCAAAGAGCTCTCCGTCAAGCGTCTTGTTGGTGGCGCTGCCATACCAGTCAGACCTGGTGTCGTTGCTTCCTCCCTTAAGACCATCTACATCAAGGAGCTCCACAACGGCCAATGCTTCGGACCCCTTATCATCGGTTCCAAGAATCTCAGAACCTTAAAAATCTTCTGTTGCTCTGGGCCTGGGGATTGGGATAAGCTCCTCGAATCCATAGTGAAACGAGTCACTGGTTTGACTGAGATCCATCTGAAGACACTCCTAATTAGCGACGTCGGCCTTGCTGCCATCTCTAATTGCTCAAATCTAGAAATCTTACACCTTGCAAACACTCGCTTGTGCACGACTGCGGGACTCGTGTCCATCGCTGGCCATTGCAAGCTCTTAAGGGAACTCCACATCCATGGATGGAAGAAAGCCAATAGGATAGGTAACGAAGACCGTACTGCTATTGCCAAATGGTGCCCTAACCTTAAGGAATTGGTTCTCATGAATGTCAATCCTACTTGTTTCAGTTTGGACCTTCTCGCTGCCAATTGCAAGAATCTTGAACGCTCAGCATTCT GGACTATAATGTTACTTAGTTTAGAAGGTAGAGGTGCACGTGGAATTAATGAAAGTTCAGGGAGGCAATTGTGA